ATCATTACTTAACACTCTCCCCTTGGTCACATCGCTCTGTATTGGTTTTGTCACGCCAAAAACAGAGAGCGTTTTGCCCGGAACTATATAAACGCCGTTTGCAGCAATGTCGAGAAACACTTGTTTGTCGTGCGACGCAGGATAATATTTATTTTCTTCTACCGCGATCCCCTTCTCAACGACTTCGGCCCTTGTCAAAGCCAGTGCGTCTCCCTGCGCGAATTCTACTATTTTCCCCTCTATCGTTTTACCCGCGTATGTTACTGACGGTTCGCCAATGTCATAGTGATAATAGTGTATGCGTGGGGAATTAATATTACCGATAGCGGCAAGATAGCCGATTTCGACTTTCTGCGTAGCGCAGCGATTATTATCCACGTTATACAATATCGTATGCACATTGCCATCTTTATATTCGATGGAATCATTAGCCCTCCAATGGCCTACAATTTCATAATAAATATACTTCCCATCGCTGTCCTTAGCCAATGGCCAGTATCCAGGGAAATAATCCAGATAAATCCTGTAATTATTCTTATTCGCAAACGCGGTGTATTTAGCTTGATGATCGGCCGGCGAGAAGCGCGTAAGCATCTTGTCCGCAACGACTCCCACCGTCAGCTTCGCATCGGCGCTGGCGATATCGGCGTCGCCGGAAACGGCGGAAACTACGATACGATACTCACCAGCCACAATATCCCCGCTAAGCGTATCGGGGTTAACATCAAAAGACGTTGTGCATCCGCCGAAAATGACCGCGGAAAATGTTTTTTCTGTTACAGCCACTTTATTGCCTTGATCGTAGAAGCTATCAGGATCATCAGGTTTAAAAATCAAATCGGGCGGCGGGTTTTTAGCCAGCAAATCACGACTATTTGCCTGATAATCAAACCAATAACCTTTGTTTGGGTAGTCCATACTGACGGCGGCAACAGAGGTTATGCCATTGCCATCTATGCCAACGCTCTCTGTGCTGCGCACGATAGTGTTGGCCGCGTCGTAAATATCGATACGAATGTCAAACGACACAGGTGCGCCAGCGCGATCTATTTCTCCCAGAACATAAAAATCCCGTGTGGGAGCGATCGGCATTTGCTGCGGATATAAAATTTTTAACGACAACGCCTCCGCCGTGTTGGAGAGCAGACATGCCGAAATAAACACGGCCGCCGCAAAACGATAAATTTTTCGCATCAAAAACTGCCCCATTCATATAAAATAAATACAATAGGCTGTGGGTATCCTCTGTGGCTGACGAACAACGCGCACCGTACCGTCGGAGATGCCGAGCAGTTCGGCGATTTGTTTCGTCGTGAGCCCCTGCTTTATCAGCAGCGATATCTGGCGCTCCCGCCGCGTCAAAGAGGCGCTGATGGAGCTGACCGACTCTTTGATCTTCGCCATTCCCGCGCGCATCCGCGAGCAGAGCTCCAACAGCCTGTCCATCGCTTCCTGTTCTTCGTCACCGCGTTTTTCCCGCGCCAGCCGCAGCAACGTTTCCATTGCCTCGGGTGCCCCATTTAAAGGGCAGCGAGAGCAGCCGGAAATAATCGCCGAGGCTTTGCGGCATCTCTTTCAACGTTCAGCCTCGCCAGCCTTTCATGAAAAAATATCGAAAAACCAGTATGCATATTATGCGGCGCTTTGAATTTGGCAGGGCGTCCGTCTTTACCGGATTTTCCTCAAAGGACAGCCGATATGCTACATATCCTCCGCATAGAACGCATATTGGTTTTTCCCGTTCCGTTTGGCCTCGTAAAGCGCCTTGTCGGCCCGAGAATAGAGCTCGTCGAAGGCCGCCTCGCCTGTGCGGGTCTCGGCGATGCCGACGCTCATGCGGACGGGGTAATCGTCCGCCGCACCGATCCGCGCGCCGGATAAACTCCGCTGCAGCTTCAACGCCATGCTTTCCAGTTCGTCCCGTCCCTCCACGTCCTTTAAAAATACGACGAACTCATCGCCGCCCATGCGCCCGACGATATCGGTTTTCCCAAACAACGCCTTGAGCGCGTCCGCGATGAAGCATATCGCCCGATCGCCCTGCGGATGCCCCATGGAGTCGTTTATCGTCTTGAGGCCGTCAATATCGGCGATCATCATCGCGCAGGGGACGCCGCCTTCGCCGTCCAGCCTCTTACGGATCAGCGTCTCTGCAGTCAGCTTGTTGTAAACGCCGGTCATGCCGTCTGTTTCGGCCCGCCGCTGCATCTGCATTTCCTTTTCGGTGATCGGGATATAGGTCACATAGATAGCGGTCTTATCTTTGCCGAGTTCCATTACCCGGCCTGTCAGATGGAACGGGAGATACCCGCCCGAGCCGTCCATGATGCGGACATCGCAGACGCCGTCCTTATTCCCGGTCAGCGCCGTCTGGATTTCCTCCTTCAGCTTTTCTACATCGTCGGGGTGGACGAGCTCGAATACGGAGACATCTCTCATCTCGCCGATCTCGCGCTTCAGAAAAGCCCGGTACAGCTTGTTGAGATAGGTGGCGTGGGTGACGTTTCCGGCAATCTCATAAATACCGGCGCCGCAGGGCAGGTTTTCCAAAAGATCACGCCGCTGCCTCTCAGCCCTGTCCATTTCCGTGGCATCGGTATAGTAGCCGCTGAGATGCAGGCCGTCCGAGTCCTCCGTCACGCGGTAGAAAGCCTGTATTGGCGTGTAGCCGCCGCAGCCGTTGGCGAAGCGGAGACGCAGGGATACCGTCGTCCGGGCGGCGATGGCCTTGTTCAAAACGGAGCTGGCCAAATACAGATCGTCCGGATGCACGCCAGCGTAAGCGTCTGCGGCGTACAGCGCTACGGCCTGTTCGTGCGTCATTCCGCACATGCGGCAGAATTCGTCGTTCACGAACTCTGCCACGACGCCGGTTTTTGTGATGCACATCTTTATATAGCCGCCGGGCATATCCTGAATCATCTGCGTCAGCGTCCGGGCGTTTTCGGCAAGCCGCGCCTCATAGTCGCGCCTAGTGAGCATGACGGCGATGTAGTCGCCCAACGCCAGAAGACGGTCAAGCTGCGTCATCTGCCGTTTGGGGTCGTCCACGCCCAGTATCCCAAATACTTTTCCGTCCCGGCAAAGCGGCACCGCGAACAGGGAGCTAACGCCCTGCACAAGTAAAATGTCGCGCTCCTCCGCGCGGCTTTCATCCAGCTCGTTTACGTCCATGATGGCGATATAATTCCGATGTTCAAAGACTCTGTGCCAATAATCCAACAGGTGCAGGGGAACTGTCTGAAGATTGTCCTTTTCCTCCGTCACGCCCTCGGCGCAGACCTCGTAGGTGTTGACGGCGATAGACTTTTCGCGGTCAATCTCAAAAATATACGCGCGTGCTCCGTCAAAATACTCCATGAGCTTTCGCAGAGTGCCGTCGATGCCCGTCCTTGTATCCGTCTGTGCCAGCAGGTCGTGGGCTACGTCGCTCAAAATGAGAAGCTGCTCGACCGTCGCTCGCCGTTCTTTCTCCAGCTCCCTCGTATATAGTCCGTCAGGCTTATCCTTCTGTATCGCGTTGACAATGGAGACGGTTTCCCGCAGGGCGATATTGTTGCGCAGCGTATGAGCGACGATATCCGGGTGACATGGTTTGGTCACAAAATCGCTGGCTCCCAGCGACAGCGCCTTGACGCGGGAGCTTTCGTCCTCCAAATCGGTCACGACAATGACAGGGAGCTGCGAGAGCAGGACGTCCTCCCGACAGAGGCGCAGCACCTCGCAGCCGTCCATTTCAGGCATAAGGATATCCAGCAACACCGCCGAGATGCCTTCCGGATCCTGACGCAGCAGCTCCAAGGCGGCTTTACCGCTCCCCGCTTCAAGGATCGTATAGTCCGTTTGCAGTATCGCCCGGAGCTTCTGCCGGTTCATTCTGTCGTCGTCAACGATGAGGACCTTTCGCACCATGCTTTTTGTCTCCTTCGCCATCTATTCCGGTTGAGGATCTGTTGCTGGTTTCACTGTGGCAAAAATACCATAACTCGATTAAAAAATCTAGAGTCTAAAACTCTTATTAATTGCCAAGTTTCAACAAGACTCCAAAAGCAATACCTCATTGCAGCGTTGTGAGCGCAGTGTCTATGATTATTCGGAGCGGGCGGCGGTCATGTGCTTATGGGACGTGAATATATATTATGCTTAACGCGGGCTTCGTATTGCCCGCAGGAAGCCGCTCAGCTCGGGCGGGAGAGGCCGGGTGAAGAACATATCATCGCCGGTGCGGGGATGTTTGAAACCCAATTTCCATGAATGGAGGAATATCCGCTCCGGACCGAAGGGCGATCTTCTGGAGGGCGCGTAGAGCCGGTCGCCGACAAGCGGACACCTGACCGCCTGCATGTGGACCCGGATCTGGTGCGTACGGCCGCTGTGCAGCGTGCATTTTACGAGCGAATAGTCGTTCACGCTCCAGAGCCTTTCGTAATCCGTCCAGGCCTCCCTGCCGTCCTCTACGCAGGCCATGCGCAGACGGTTGTACGGGTCGCGGTCGATCGGGTATTTGACGGAACCGCGGAGGGCGGGCGTCTGGCCGTAGCAGAGGGCAAGGTACTCTTTTCTTATCCGGCGCGCTTTGAAATCGCGGAAGAGCCCCTCCTGGGCGAGCCCGTTGCGCGCCACCACCATCAGCCCCGAGGTCGTCGCGTCAAGCCGGTGGACGATCCCCGGACGTCTGACGCCGTTCAGCGTTCCGAGATCAGGGTAGCGAAAGAGCAGGCCGTGAACGAGAGTGCCGCTCCAGTGTCCCGGCGCGGGGTGCACCACCAGCCCCGCCGGTTTGTCGACGACGATCACGTCGGCGTCATCATAGACCGTCTCAAAGGCAACGTCCTGCGGCTCCAGGTCCAGCGTCTCCGCCGGAGGTATTTCCACTTCAATCAAATCGCCTACAGCGACCTTCACCGACGGTTTGACGCGGCGCTCGGGCACAAGCGAGGCGTGTCCCTCTTTTATCAGCTTCTGCGCATAACCGCGGCTCACGCCAAGAAGCCGGGAGACGGCGAAGTCTAGGCGATGGGCATCCAACTCCGCCCCGATCATGAATCTCTGCGCGGCAGAAGAAGAGGGGGGGGCGAGCAGCCCTTCCCCCTCTTCGTTTATATTTTCCCGAATGAAATTATTGTTTGCTGAGCACATCGCGGCAGCGGTCGCAAAGCCCCTTCTCCGCCACTTCCGGACGCCTTTTCCAGCACCGGGGGCACTTTTCCGCCGCGGATCTGTTGACGCCGACGCGCAGTCCCGTAGTCTCGTCGTCGTAGACGATACCGGCCTCTTTGACTTCATCCACGACTTTGCAGGAGGAGACGATGAGGATGTTTTCCCACGTCTCGTCGTCGATCTTGCCGGCGAGAGATTTGTAGTAGTCGCTGAGTTTGATCTGCACGTCTGCGTCGAGCGGATGGCCGATGACGCCCTTGCCGCGCGCCGATTCCAGGCCGCGCAGCACGCCTTGGCGCGCAAGCATCAGCATATCCCACTCCTCTTCCACCGCGGGGTCGATGCCGTCGGCGAGGCCGCGAGGCCAGTCCGCGAGCAGGACGCTCTGCGGCAGCGACGGGTCCATTTCCCGCATTTTCTGCCAGATCTCTTCCGCCGTGAAGGAGAGGACGGAGGACATCATCTGCGTCACCGCCTGCAGTACCTGCCACATAACGGTGCGGATCGAGCGGCGGCTCATGGCGTCTTTGGCGTCCGCATAAAGTTTGTCCTTGCTGACGTCGATGTAGAACGACGAAAGCTCGTTGTCGCAGAACTGGTGGATGAGCGTCATCGGCTGATGGAATTCGTATTCGTCGAATCCCGTCGTCACGCGCGTCCGCAGGCGCTCGAGCTTCAGCATGATGTACTGGTCGACCGGGGCGAGCTCCTCATGCGGCAGGATGTCCGTCGCGGGATCAAAACCGTCGAGGTTCGCGAGCAGGAAGCGCGCCGTGTTGCGTATCCGTCTGTATGACTCGATAAGGTTGCGGAATATCTCTTCCGATATGCGCACGTCTCCGCGGTAATCGGAGGAGGCGACCCAGAGGCGGAGGATGTCCGCGCCGTTTTTGTCGATTATTTTTTCCGGCTTCATGACGTTGCCGAGGGATTTTGACATTTTCTGTCCGTCAGGCCCCATGATAAAGCCGTGGGTAAGGACGATCTTGTAAGGGGCCGCGCCGCGCGTCGCCACGCTGTTGAGCAGCGACGTCTGGAACCAGCCGCGGTGCTGGTCGCTTCCCTCAAGGTACATGTCGGCGGGCCAGCTGAGGTCTTCCCAGTTGTCGAGGACCGCCGAGTGGCTCGAACCTGAGTCGAACCAGACATCCATGATATCTGATTCTTTACGAAGATGACGGCTGCCGCACTTCGGGCAGACCGCAAGGTCGCCGACGAGCTCTTCCGGCGTCATTTTCCACCAGCAGTTGCTGCCGTGTTCGCGGATCTTGTCCGCCACGCGGCGCACACGGTCTCCCGTGAGTATGACTTCGCCGCAGTCTTCGCAGTAGAAGGCCGGGATGGGTACGCCCCATGTACGCTGGCGGCTGATGCACCAGTCGGAACGGTCGCGCACCATGTTCGTGATGCGGTCTTTGCCCCAGTCGGGCACCCACTGGACTTCGTCGATATGCTTGAGCGCCTCGTCACGGAAATCGGCGACGGAGACGAACCACTGGTCCGTGGCGCGGAAGATGACGGGCTTTTTGCAGCGCCAGCAGTGCGGGTAGGAGTGGGTTATTTTGAGTTTGCCGAGCAGGCGTTTCGATTCTCCGAGGAGCTCAAAGACCTTTTTTTCTCCCTCCGCGAGCGACATGCCTCCGAAAATGGGCGTGTCTTTATAGTAATGTCCGGTCTCGTCGACCGGATTGTAGATATCGATGCCGTAGCGCACGCCTGTCTCATAGTCTTCCGTACCGTGGCCGGGCGCGGTATGCACGCAGCCGGTGCCGGAGTCGAGCGTTACGTAATCCGCCAGTACGAATGGCGTGGCGCGGTCATAGAACGGGTGCTGAGCGAGCGAGTTTTCGAGCCTCGCCCCCTTGCAGGAGAGGATCGGTTCGCCAAAATCGAGCTGCGTAGCCTTTTCCACTTCGGCTTTGAGCCCCTGCGCGATGAGGTATATTTTGTCTCCGACCTGATAGAAGCCATAATCATAGCGCGGATGAACGGCGACCGCCATCGAGGCGGGAAGGGTCCAGGGCGTGGTGGTCCAGATGATGACGTCGACATCCTTCCCCGCAAGCTCGGGGAATATTTTTGCCGCGTCGGTGTAATTGTAAGCGACGAATATCGACGGTGAGGTCTCGTCGGCGTATTCGATCTCCGCCGCCGCGAGCGCCGTCTGGCAGTCGGTGCACCAGTAAATGGCCTTGCGTCCCTTGTAGACAAGGCCCTTGTCGATCATTTCGGCGAACCCTTCTATCTGTGTCGCTTCGTAGGCCGGAACGAGGGTCATATATGGATGGTCCCAGTCTCCGATGACGCCTAGGCGCTTGAACTGCCCCGTCTGGATATCGGCGAAGGTGCGCGCGTAAGCGGCACATTTTTCACGCAGCTCGATGGGGTCGATCTCATCCTTGTTGAGGCTCTGTTCCTTGAGCACTTTCAGTTCGGTGGGAAGGCCGTGCGTGTCGTAGCCGGGCACATAAGGGGCAAAATAGCCGCGCTGCCACTTATATTTAACGACGAAGTCCTTTAATATTTTGTTTGTCGCCGTACCGATATGGATGCTGGCGTTCGCATAGGGAGGCCCGTCGTGCAAGATGAAGGAGGGCTTGTCCTTATTTTTTTTCTTGAGCTCATTGTAAACATCGATATCGTACCAGAATTTCAGAAATTCCGGCTCACGCTGTGACAGATTGGCACGCATGGGAAAATCGGTTTTGGGGAGAAACAGGGTATCCTTATAATCGTTCGCCATTTAGATGACCTCCATATAAACTGAATGGAATTCCGTGGAGAATTCCATAATGTGCAACTTGTGTATTATAGCAGAAAAGCGGAATTTGGCACAACGCGCGCCGCGCCGGGCGCATAAGCCTTCAGCCGGCCGGGAGTGACGGGCAGGCGATAAAAAATGCCAAAGAAGGGCACTTCTGGGATATAATTATGGGCAAATCAATATTTCAGATTGGGTGACTTAGCGTGGAACAGTGGAAGAACAAAGGACTTTTTGCAAAAACTCTCTATTCGCTGAACGGCCTCCGCACAGCATTCGTGACGGAGAAGGCCATCCGCCACGAGACTTTAGGCGTGGCCGCGGCAGTCACGCTCGCGCTCTTCATGGGGCGCGGCTGGGAAGATATTTTCTGCGTCCTCCTGGCCTCACTGTTCCCCATGACGGTAGAACTGATAAACACGGCGGTCGAAAGGATCATCGATACGCACTTCGGCCCCGCTTTCAGGGAAGAGGTGCGTATACAGAAGGATACTCTTTCGGCCGCCGTGTTTTTGAGCCTTATTATCGGCTACGGCCTCTGTATAAAAATTATTTTCTTTTGATCCGTTCTAGCGGCGGCCGGGGATAAGGATCGAGAAGCCATCCTCTTCGTCGCCGTCGCCTTCACCCTCCGGAGGCAATACCTCCGCATCTTCGTCGTCGTCAGCCGCGTCGCTTTCCTCCGACTTGGAGGCGATGATCTCCGCCAATTCGTCGTCGCTGATGATCTCCGGCGAGAGGCCGCTCTTTATTTTGATAAACTTGCGCAGCACGCCCTCGATGTAGTAGTTGGTATCGGCGATCACCATCGCGCCCTCTTTTATGCGCTCGGCTTTGATCTCGCTGACAAAGCGGTCCTCGAGAAGGTCTCCGGGGGTAAACGACTCTTTATCTCCCTTTTTGGGAGGCCGCGCGCCGCGCCCGGGAGCGGGTTTTTTCTCCTCTGTTTTATCTCCCTTGACGCCCGTGGCCTCGCTGATCTTTTCCTTGTCTTTATCGGTCGTCGTCTTGGCTTTTTTCTTTTTCAGCGCGTCCTTCTCCGGGCCGCTGAGTTCCACTATTATCTGGTTGTTGGTCTCTTTTGTCTTCAGCTCGGCAAGCAATTCGCTGAAGGTAGTTATCGCGCGCGTTCCCGTCAGCAGCGGCTCCTGCGACGGTTCTTCGATGCCGCCGCCGCGCGCCGTTACCTCGCAGAAGGAGACGGCGTTCTCCGGAACGGTCAGCTCAAAACTCTTTACCAGCGGGGCCTTTCTCCACGGACGGAAGGTGACGTCGACCTTCAGCTTATCCCCGGGTTTGTAGAAATCTTTCTCATCGGCGATCTCGATCTTTTCGATAAATACTACCCGCGGCGTCTTTGTCACCTCTACGTCGACCTGTACGCCGTAAGGGCTGATTTCGCGGAAGGGGTTCAGCGACATCGCCTTGCCCATCGCCTCGATCTCCTTCTGGAGAGATTTGACGACGTCCTTTTCGGAGTAGAATATGTTGCGGCGCGTCCACGCCGGCGAGAGGTTGCCGCCGGAGACCGAATAGGATACGAGCGCCGTGCCGGAGCCGCGCTGAGCCCAAAGGCTGTCGATCACCCCCAAGATGCCGGTCGTGCCGACCTCAGGTCCGACGTAGGGATCGGATACGGTCTGAAAACGCTTTGTTTCGCTCTCTTTGGTCTCGATGTTGCGGAAGTTCACCGTATAGCTGGAGGCGGCGGCGAGCTGTCCGAGGCGTCCGCCGATCGCCTCCGGGCGGTCCTGCGTCACGAGCCCGGTTATTTTATTGAGATAGCCGAGCTTGAAGGAGCTTTCCAGGCCGGGGATTATTTTGATGATGCTGGCGTCCATCATCGCGTAGGAGACGCTGCCGCGGTTGAACATCGGGTGGGCGAAGGCGACGAAGCGTCCGTCTTTTGAAACGGCGGTCAATGTTCCGATGCCTCCGGCCACGAAATCGCCCCAGGCAAGCGCGGCTCCCATCGCCGCGCCGGGCTTCGGTTCCCACTTCAGGTTGACGGGGCTGCCTCCCGCGGCGGATGATCCCAGCGGGATGACGCGAAGGCCGAGCTTTTCTTCAAGGCGTTTCGCGTAGCGGTCGCTGATCCCGTCCACCGTCAGCGGCATCATCTTTTTTTCAAGTTTTTCCCCCGACACTATTATCTGTGAATTGTCGGCAGAAAGCGCCTCCGCGCCGCCGGGAACCGGGGCCTGGTCAGGCGAAACGGCCTTATCGTCGGATGCGGGCTCGGTCTTTTTATCGGCGCTTGCCGGCTGCTCCGCCGCCACCTCCGGAATATCGAACCATGGCAGTTTTTCCGGCCAATCCATGGCCTTCGTCATCTCCTCTATCGGAGTTACGAGGCCGAGGTTGTTATCGGCGAAGGACCATCCATAACCGATCGCACCGATGAGCTTCCCGTCGACATAGACGGGAGAGCCGCTCATGCCGGAGGCGATCCCGCCGTTTTCGCGCACATATTTATCTTCCACCCGAATAAGGATCAGGTTTTTAGGGTTCGTCTTCCGCGGAACTATCCCCAACACCGTGACCTTGAAGGGCGTTATCGCTGTGCCGGAGAGCACCGTTCTCGCGTAGCCGGTCATCCCGGGCTTTATCCGCGAAAGAGGCATCACCGGATCGGCTGGCACAAACCTGTCGGCAGCCCCCGCCGCGCCGGTGATAATGGCGGCTGCGGCGGCGGCCAACGCAATAATTGTCGTGATTTTTTTCATTTTATCCTCCGCTTACGCTATTTATCATTCTTAAGGAATCTCAGATAGGACATGATCAGCTCGTCAAGCGATCCGTCGAGCACCGCCTGGACGTTTCCGATCTCACAGCCGGAGCGATGGTCTTTCACAAGCTGAAAAGGCTGCAGCGTGTACGATCGTATCTGGCTGCCCCAGGCAATGCTCCGTTTTTCGCCCTGGATGCTGTCAAGCTGCTCCTGCCGTTCGCGCAGTGTGCGCTCGAACAG
The window above is part of the Cloacibacillus evryensis DSM 19522 genome. Proteins encoded here:
- a CDS encoding SpoIVB peptidase S55 domain-containing protein → MKKITTIIALAAAAAAIITGAAGAADRFVPADPVMPLSRIKPGMTGYARTVLSGTAITPFKVTVLGIVPRKTNPKNLILIRVEDKYVRENGGIASGMSGSPVYVDGKLIGAIGYGWSFADNNLGLVTPIEEMTKAMDWPEKLPWFDIPEVAAEQPASADKKTEPASDDKAVSPDQAPVPGGAEALSADNSQIIVSGEKLEKKMMPLTVDGISDRYAKRLEEKLGLRVIPLGSSAAGGSPVNLKWEPKPGAAMGAALAWGDFVAGGIGTLTAVSKDGRFVAFAHPMFNRGSVSYAMMDASIIKIIPGLESSFKLGYLNKITGLVTQDRPEAIGGRLGQLAAASSYTVNFRNIETKESETKRFQTVSDPYVGPEVGTTGILGVIDSLWAQRGSGTALVSYSVSGGNLSPAWTRRNIFYSEKDVVKSLQKEIEAMGKAMSLNPFREISPYGVQVDVEVTKTPRVVFIEKIEIADEKDFYKPGDKLKVDVTFRPWRKAPLVKSFELTVPENAVSFCEVTARGGGIEEPSQEPLLTGTRAITTFSELLAELKTKETNNQIIVELSGPEKDALKKKKAKTTTDKDKEKISEATGVKGDKTEEKKPAPGRGARPPKKGDKESFTPGDLLEDRFVSEIKAERIKEGAMVIADTNYYIEGVLRKFIKIKSGLSPEIISDDELAEIIASKSEESDAADDDEDAEVLPPEGEGDGDEEDGFSILIPGRR
- a CDS encoding LuxR C-terminal-related transcriptional regulator; amino-acid sequence: METLLRLAREKRGDEEQEAMDRLLELCSRMRAGMAKIKESVSSISASLTRRERQISLLIKQGLTTKQIAELLGISDGTVRVVRQPQRIPTAYCIYFI
- the ileS gene encoding isoleucine--tRNA ligase; this translates as MANDYKDTLFLPKTDFPMRANLSQREPEFLKFWYDIDVYNELKKKNKDKPSFILHDGPPYANASIHIGTATNKILKDFVVKYKWQRGYFAPYVPGYDTHGLPTELKVLKEQSLNKDEIDPIELREKCAAYARTFADIQTGQFKRLGVIGDWDHPYMTLVPAYEATQIEGFAEMIDKGLVYKGRKAIYWCTDCQTALAAAEIEYADETSPSIFVAYNYTDAAKIFPELAGKDVDVIIWTTTPWTLPASMAVAVHPRYDYGFYQVGDKIYLIAQGLKAEVEKATQLDFGEPILSCKGARLENSLAQHPFYDRATPFVLADYVTLDSGTGCVHTAPGHGTEDYETGVRYGIDIYNPVDETGHYYKDTPIFGGMSLAEGEKKVFELLGESKRLLGKLKITHSYPHCWRCKKPVIFRATDQWFVSVADFRDEALKHIDEVQWVPDWGKDRITNMVRDRSDWCISRQRTWGVPIPAFYCEDCGEVILTGDRVRRVADKIREHGSNCWWKMTPEELVGDLAVCPKCGSRHLRKESDIMDVWFDSGSSHSAVLDNWEDLSWPADMYLEGSDQHRGWFQTSLLNSVATRGAAPYKIVLTHGFIMGPDGQKMSKSLGNVMKPEKIIDKNGADILRLWVASSDYRGDVRISEEIFRNLIESYRRIRNTARFLLANLDGFDPATDILPHEELAPVDQYIMLKLERLRTRVTTGFDEYEFHQPMTLIHQFCDNELSSFYIDVSKDKLYADAKDAMSRRSIRTVMWQVLQAVTQMMSSVLSFTAEEIWQKMREMDPSLPQSVLLADWPRGLADGIDPAVEEEWDMLMLARQGVLRGLESARGKGVIGHPLDADVQIKLSDYYKSLAGKIDDETWENILIVSSCKVVDEVKEAGIVYDDETTGLRVGVNRSAAEKCPRCWKRRPEVAEKGLCDRCRDVLSKQ
- a CDS encoding diacylglycerol kinase, yielding MEQWKNKGLFAKTLYSLNGLRTAFVTEKAIRHETLGVAAAVTLALFMGRGWEDIFCVLLASLFPMTVELINTAVERIIDTHFGPAFREEVRIQKDTLSAAVFLSLIIGYGLCIKIIFF
- a CDS encoding diguanylate cyclase domain-containing protein; protein product: MVRKVLIVDDDRMNRQKLRAILQTDYTILEAGSGKAALELLRQDPEGISAVLLDILMPEMDGCEVLRLCREDVLLSQLPVIVVTDLEDESSRVKALSLGASDFVTKPCHPDIVAHTLRNNIALRETVSIVNAIQKDKPDGLYTRELEKERRATVEQLLILSDVAHDLLAQTDTRTGIDGTLRKLMEYFDGARAYIFEIDREKSIAVNTYEVCAEGVTEEKDNLQTVPLHLLDYWHRVFEHRNYIAIMDVNELDESRAEERDILLVQGVSSLFAVPLCRDGKVFGILGVDDPKRQMTQLDRLLALGDYIAVMLTRRDYEARLAENARTLTQMIQDMPGGYIKMCITKTGVVAEFVNDEFCRMCGMTHEQAVALYAADAYAGVHPDDLYLASSVLNKAIAARTTVSLRLRFANGCGGYTPIQAFYRVTEDSDGLHLSGYYTDATEMDRAERQRRDLLENLPCGAGIYEIAGNVTHATYLNKLYRAFLKREIGEMRDVSVFELVHPDDVEKLKEEIQTALTGNKDGVCDVRIMDGSGGYLPFHLTGRVMELGKDKTAIYVTYIPITEKEMQMQRRAETDGMTGVYNKLTAETLIRKRLDGEGGVPCAMMIADIDGLKTINDSMGHPQGDRAICFIADALKALFGKTDIVGRMGGDEFVVFLKDVEGRDELESMALKLQRSLSGARIGAADDYPVRMSVGIAETRTGEAAFDELYSRADKALYEAKRNGKNQYAFYAEDM
- a CDS encoding RluA family pseudouridine synthase; its protein translation is MCSANNNFIRENINEEGEGLLAPPSSSAAQRFMIGAELDAHRLDFAVSRLLGVSRGYAQKLIKEGHASLVPERRVKPSVKVAVGDLIEVEIPPAETLDLEPQDVAFETVYDDADVIVVDKPAGLVVHPAPGHWSGTLVHGLLFRYPDLGTLNGVRRPGIVHRLDATTSGLMVVARNGLAQEGLFRDFKARRIRKEYLALCYGQTPALRGSVKYPIDRDPYNRLRMACVEDGREAWTDYERLWSVNDYSLVKCTLHSGRTHQIRVHMQAVRCPLVGDRLYAPSRRSPFGPERIFLHSWKLGFKHPRTGDDMFFTRPLPPELSGFLRAIRSPR